A single region of the Lactobacillus xylocopicola genome encodes:
- a CDS encoding MurR/RpiR family transcriptional regulator, producing MNFIQLFNKYKDDLTKSEIKLANFIATHPERVIYDTTKSLSAATNTSDATIIRLCKKLGFSGFSNLKIFLAQESITQGQANQRIDHKKFYVDSANLLINSIKKTENLLVSENLLAAVKLLAQASEVYLFGIGHSGESALDFAKTWLRIGLIAHAEIDPHIQVQISSMLNKEDVVVGLSLSGHTKDTYDSLKLAKKNGAKIITISNDLGAPISKLGDVQLQTAVSEFSNIGSVAGQVSQLYLCEVLARGYEIHTNVDSRELKERVLADILKKEI from the coding sequence ATGAATTTTATTCAATTATTTAACAAATATAAAGATGATTTAACCAAATCTGAAATAAAATTAGCCAACTTTATTGCTACCCATCCCGAACGGGTAATTTATGATACAACTAAATCCCTAAGTGCAGCTACCAATACCAGTGACGCCACCATCATCCGCCTCTGCAAAAAGCTCGGATTTTCGGGTTTTTCTAACTTAAAAATCTTCTTGGCACAAGAATCAATTACGCAAGGTCAGGCTAATCAACGCATCGACCACAAGAAATTCTATGTCGACAGTGCCAATTTATTAATTAATTCAATTAAGAAAACCGAAAACCTCCTTGTTTCCGAAAACCTGCTCGCCGCAGTCAAATTGTTGGCCCAAGCTAGTGAAGTTTACCTGTTTGGGATTGGTCACTCAGGCGAGTCTGCCTTGGACTTCGCCAAGACCTGGCTGCGCATTGGACTGATTGCCCACGCCGAAATTGACCCTCATATCCAAGTACAGATCAGTTCCATGCTAAATAAGGAGGATGTCGTAGTCGGATTGTCGCTTTCTGGGCACACCAAGGACACCTATGATTCATTGAAACTGGCCAAGAAAAATGGGGCCAAAATTATCACCATTTCTAACGATCTGGGCGCCCCCATTTCTAAACTGGGTGACGTTCAACTACAAACCGCCGTTAGCGAGTTCTCCAACATCGGTTCCGTAGCGGGCCAGGTATCCCAACTCTACTTGTGCGAAGTCCTGGCGCGCGGCTATGAGATCCACACCAACGTTGACAGCCGCGAATTAAAGGAACGAGTGCTGGCGGACATTCTGAAAAAGGAAATATAG
- a CDS encoding choloylglycine hydrolase family protein, with protein MIGCSSFTMETKDKKHFLSRTMDFMMEMAQELVFTPKDQPFIVSYQDQQEITSKHAFLGMGQLQDSDNAPITFDGVNDAGVTGAVLYFPGYANYVERAEANKWAVSPDKVISAVLSQAASLTDVEDLFQNKLALVNEASPTLKVVPPLHYIFSDTSGTSVIIEPQADGIHVIKDSVGVMTNSPDYHWHETNLRNYLAVRPKQHAEIEFLGKTLRPFSQGSGTFGLPGDFTPVSRFIRTAFMKNNVEQAPDEFAAVSLAHHMLESVSIPRGIVVTTDGTFDYTCYSAYICAESRSYYYSTYGNQRIRCVKLTPELAKEPNYRTFKVNPQEDIEYLN; from the coding sequence ATGATTGGTTGTAGCAGTTTTACAATGGAAACCAAGGACAAAAAGCACTTTTTGTCCCGAACAATGGACTTTATGATGGAGATGGCCCAGGAGCTTGTTTTTACCCCAAAAGACCAGCCCTTCATCGTTTCATATCAGGATCAGCAAGAAATCACCAGCAAACACGCCTTTCTCGGTATGGGACAACTTCAGGATAGCGACAATGCGCCCATTACCTTTGACGGAGTCAACGACGCCGGCGTAACCGGAGCCGTCTTATACTTCCCTGGCTACGCCAACTATGTGGAGCGAGCTGAGGCCAACAAGTGGGCTGTTTCTCCTGACAAGGTAATCTCCGCCGTTTTATCGCAAGCCGCTTCCTTGACTGACGTTGAGGACCTGTTCCAAAATAAACTGGCTCTGGTCAACGAGGCCAGTCCGACCTTGAAAGTTGTGCCGCCGCTACACTACATCTTCTCCGATACTTCTGGTACCAGTGTAATTATTGAGCCCCAAGCTGATGGTATCCACGTTATTAAGGATTCAGTCGGCGTGATGACGAATAGCCCCGACTACCATTGGCACGAAACCAACTTACGGAATTACCTTGCTGTCAGACCTAAACAACACGCCGAGATTGAATTCCTTGGTAAAACCCTCAGGCCATTTAGTCAAGGTTCAGGTACCTTTGGTCTACCAGGAGACTTTACCCCTGTGTCCCGTTTCATCAGAACCGCCTTCATGAAAAACAACGTTGAACAAGCCCCAGATGAGTTTGCGGCAGTCAGTCTCGCTCATCATATGCTGGAATCGGTCAGCATCCCGCGCGGAATCGTTGTAACTACGGACGGTACCTTTGATTACACCTGCTACTCAGCCTACATTTGCGCTGAATCCCGCAGCTACTATTATTCAACTTATGGCAACCAACGCATTAGATGTGTTAAGTTGACTCCAGAACTGGCTAAAGAACCCAACTACCGGACGTTCAAAGTAAATCCTCAAGAAGACATCGAATATCTAAATTAA
- a CDS encoding diacylglycerol kinase family lipid kinase has protein sequence MTKKARLIYNPVSGHEQMPKNVADILDTMEQAGYEASAFRTTREKQSAQKEATRAAQAGFELIVAAGGDGTINEVVNGIAFLDKRPKMAIIPAGTTNDYARALHIPRENIAEASKVILKHKTQKMDIGQATFAGENQYFVNIAACGSLTELTYGVPSEIKSALGYTAYLIKGAEMLPNLTENELRLTYDEGVYEGKLAMLLLGMTNTIGGFEQVMPDAELCDGLFQLMIVKTSEPVKLLRLMVLAMNGKHVDDNDIIYTKTTSLKIELLGKSVGKKLPVNLDGEIGDYCPVTFKNLQQRIEFYVGE, from the coding sequence ATGACTAAAAAAGCAAGATTGATCTATAATCCTGTATCTGGTCACGAACAGATGCCCAAAAATGTTGCTGATATCCTTGATACCATGGAACAAGCGGGGTATGAAGCGAGTGCTTTTAGAACTACGCGGGAAAAGCAGAGTGCACAAAAAGAGGCCACGCGGGCAGCCCAAGCAGGCTTTGAGCTGATTGTAGCGGCTGGTGGTGATGGTACGATTAATGAAGTTGTCAATGGCATTGCCTTTTTGGATAAGCGGCCGAAGATGGCGATTATTCCTGCTGGCACAACTAATGACTATGCCCGTGCCCTGCATATTCCGCGCGAAAATATTGCGGAGGCTAGCAAGGTTATTCTCAAGCATAAAACTCAAAAAATGGATATTGGCCAGGCAACTTTTGCCGGTGAAAATCAGTACTTCGTCAATATTGCGGCCTGTGGTTCATTGACAGAATTAACCTATGGGGTGCCATCCGAGATTAAATCTGCCTTGGGTTATACGGCTTACTTGATTAAGGGGGCAGAAATGCTGCCGAACTTGACTGAGAACGAGCTCCGTCTAACCTATGATGAGGGCGTTTATGAGGGTAAGTTGGCGATGTTGCTACTTGGCATGACCAATACGATTGGCGGCTTTGAGCAAGTGATGCCTGATGCCGAACTTTGCGATGGCCTGTTTCAGTTAATGATTGTCAAGACATCCGAGCCGGTAAAATTACTAAGGCTCATGGTTTTGGCGATGAACGGCAAGCATGTTGACGATAATGACATTATTTATACCAAAACGACCAGCCTGAAGATTGAACTACTGGGTAAGAGTGTTGGCAAGAAGCTGCCAGTTAACCTTGATGGCGAAATTGGTGACTACTGTCCAGTTACCTTTAAGAACTTACAGCAACGGATTGAATTTTACGTTGGCGAATAA
- a CDS encoding DNA adenine methylase — protein MLTTKQVQIKLNVTRQTLYLWRKQGRITTIKKKNGQILWNESKVLELKSKRERESNTKNKKMNFEIQNRRYLGSKEKLLPFISKIVHKHMREVKTVADIFGGTGVVADMFAGEGKRIIVNDILHSNYLIYQTFFSNEEIDSGLIRQALNYMNSLQGYGDGYLKKVYGNRYFSLRNADKIGSARQWVEDNKTQFNHREYASLITSIIYGSDKIANTVGHYDAYRKKMDSFNDVTFKMPVIHNYSNNNIYKEDANKLVRHIYADLIYIDTPYNSRQYVDTYHVLENIADWNKPEVVGVARKSIDRKGRKSEYNLVSAPQAFDDLISHINAKYVLVSFSNMCHKGAGRSNSKISHEEIITSLSKRGQVSVFSKEFKPFSSGKSNIKNHQELLYLLRVKQHD, from the coding sequence ATGCTAACGACGAAACAGGTACAAATTAAATTAAATGTAACGCGGCAAACACTTTATTTATGGCGTAAACAAGGGCGTATAACTACAATTAAAAAAAAGAATGGTCAAATTCTTTGGAATGAATCTAAAGTTTTAGAATTAAAAAGCAAACGAGAGAGAGAGAGTAATACCAAAAATAAGAAAATGAATTTTGAAATTCAAAACCGAAGATATCTTGGATCGAAGGAAAAACTATTACCTTTTATTAGCAAAATTGTACATAAGCACATGAGAGAAGTGAAAACTGTTGCTGATATTTTTGGTGGAACAGGTGTTGTGGCAGATATGTTTGCTGGAGAAGGTAAACGTATCATTGTTAATGATATTCTTCATTCTAATTATTTGATTTATCAAACGTTTTTCAGCAATGAGGAAATTGATTCTGGACTAATTAGACAAGCGCTAAATTATATGAACAGTCTTCAAGGATATGGTGATGGATATCTAAAAAAAGTATACGGTAATAGGTATTTTAGTTTAAGAAATGCGGATAAAATTGGTAGTGCACGTCAATGGGTTGAGGACAATAAGACACAATTTAATCATCGAGAATACGCTAGTCTTATTACTTCTATAATCTATGGTAGTGATAAGATTGCTAATACTGTTGGTCATTATGATGCATATCGTAAAAAAATGGACTCTTTTAATGATGTAACATTTAAAATGCCGGTAATTCATAATTACAGTAATAATAATATATACAAAGAAGATGCTAATAAACTAGTTCGTCATATCTATGCTGATTTAATTTATATTGATACACCATATAATTCACGGCAATATGTGGATACATATCACGTTTTGGAAAATATTGCTGATTGGAATAAACCAGAGGTTGTTGGTGTTGCTAGAAAGAGTATAGATAGAAAAGGTAGGAAAAGCGAATATAATTTAGTTAGTGCTCCACAAGCGTTTGATGATTTAATAAGTCATATTAACGCTAAATATGTTTTGGTATCGTTTAGCAATATGTGCCACAAAGGTGCAGGACGATCAAATTCAAAGATATCTCATGAGGAAATAATCACCTCTTTAAGCAAACGTGGCCAAGTTAGTGTATTTTCTAAGGAATTTAAACCATTTTCTTCTGGTAAGTCTAATATTAAAAATCATCAAGAATTATTATATTTGTTACGGGTGAAGCAGCATGATTAA
- the rlmD gene encoding 23S rRNA (uracil(1939)-C(5))-methyltransferase RlmD, whose protein sequence is MEKNQIIDLEITDLSYEAMGVAHYEGMTVFVTSALPGETVSAKVLKVKKHFAFAKIEKIIKESPDRVNIKLNEWVQTGLASLAHIKYDKQLEFKRTQVVNLLKKAHLDNVEVGETLASPEETGYRNKAQVPVREVDGQLDIGFFRRHSHDLVPLTNFFTTDPEIDRVLVAVRDVLRQYRVPAYDEIHNKGEVRYLDVRRSKATGEIMVILVCLHKDFRQLPKVAEAIKEIDGVTSLVLNYNPKKTNVILGKVDYLIFGKPQITDQIGDVKFRISPESFFQINSLQTPRLYDLAIKQADLKPTDLVVDAYSGIGTIGLSVAGHVEAVRGIESVRDAVKDANNNAELNDIHNAKYVAGKAEEVMPKWAAQGMKADVIFVDPPRKGLTPEFIEAAVKTSPKKIVYVSCNPATLVRDLQDFQKHGYTFSRIDPVDMFPQTPHVEAVTVLERTKKRGFDSIYE, encoded by the coding sequence ATGGAAAAGAATCAAATTATCGACTTAGAAATTACTGACTTGTCATATGAAGCCATGGGCGTCGCCCACTACGAGGGGATGACGGTCTTTGTCACTAGTGCCCTGCCGGGCGAGACGGTCAGCGCGAAGGTCTTGAAGGTGAAGAAGCACTTCGCCTTTGCCAAAATCGAAAAGATTATCAAGGAAAGCCCCGATCGCGTCAACATTAAGCTCAACGAGTGGGTGCAGACGGGTCTGGCGTCACTGGCCCACATCAAGTACGACAAGCAGCTGGAATTCAAGCGCACCCAGGTGGTCAATTTGCTTAAAAAGGCCCACCTGGACAACGTTGAAGTTGGCGAAACGCTGGCTAGTCCTGAAGAGACGGGTTACCGCAACAAGGCTCAAGTACCGGTGCGCGAAGTTGACGGCCAACTCGACATCGGCTTCTTTCGCCGCCACTCGCACGATTTGGTGCCGCTGACCAACTTCTTCACGACCGATCCCGAAATTGACCGGGTCCTGGTCGCGGTACGTGATGTCTTGCGTCAGTATCGGGTGCCAGCCTACGACGAAATCCACAACAAGGGTGAAGTCCGCTATTTGGACGTCCGCCGGTCGAAAGCGACGGGCGAAATCATGGTGATTTTGGTCTGCCTGCACAAGGACTTCCGCCAGTTACCTAAAGTGGCCGAAGCCATTAAGGAAATTGACGGCGTGACCAGCCTGGTCCTGAATTATAACCCGAAGAAGACCAACGTCATCCTGGGCAAGGTTGACTACCTAATCTTTGGTAAGCCTCAGATCACTGACCAAATCGGCGATGTTAAATTCCGCATTTCACCTGAAAGTTTCTTCCAAATCAACTCGCTGCAGACGCCGCGCCTTTATGATTTAGCCATCAAGCAGGCCGACCTTAAACCAACTGACTTGGTCGTTGACGCCTATTCCGGCATCGGCACCATTGGCTTAAGCGTAGCGGGTCACGTTGAGGCCGTACGCGGGATTGAGAGCGTCCGCGACGCGGTCAAGGACGCCAACAATAATGCTGAACTGAACGACATCCATAACGCCAAGTATGTTGCCGGTAAGGCCGAAGAAGTCATGCCGAAGTGGGCTGCCCAGGGTATGAAGGCCGACGTGATCTTCGTTGATCCACCAAGAAAGGGCCTGACGCCAGAATTTATTGAGGCCGCCGTCAAGACTAGCCCCAAGAAGATCGTTTACGTCTCCTGCAACCCGGCCACGCTCGTGCGCGACCTGCAGGACTTCCAAAAGCACGGCTACACCTTCAGCCGCATCGACCCCGTTGATATGTTCCCGCAAACCCCGCACGTCGAAGCCGTAACGGTGCTGGAACGCACAAAAAAACGCGGATTTGATAGCATTTACGAGTAA
- the gatB gene encoding Asp-tRNA(Asn)/Glu-tRNA(Gln) amidotransferase subunit GatB translates to MNFKSTIGFEVHFELKTKSKIFSPSPVSYGAKPNTETNVIDWGMPGVLPYVNKDVYRLGIMVALATHAHILPNTHFDRKNYYYPDSPKAYQITQFFQPLARDGYVEIEVHGKKKRIGIHEMHIEEDAGKNTHGTNGFSYVDLNRQGVPLLEVVSEPEIADPDEGYAYLEKLRKIVQFTGASDVKMEEGSMRVDTNISIRPAGQKELGTKVEMKNLNSFEHVRKSLAYEQKRQEQVLLAGGRVQLSTRRFDDATGKTVLERVKEGDADYRYFPEPDLAPDHISQEWIDEIEQTLPRSAEARYQQYTGEFGLKDYDAEVLLQTKESSDFYDQTVAAGADPQLAANWMNTQVNGYLNDNRVDLADIALTPEHLAAMIKLIKDGTISSKIAKRVFAETVKNGTDPQKFVEDQGMVQLSDTSVLEPMVKEVVDNNPQSVEDFKNGKDRAIGFLVGQIMKQTRGQANPKVINQLLNKELQNR, encoded by the coding sequence ATGAATTTTAAATCAACGATTGGGTTCGAGGTTCACTTCGAATTAAAAACGAAGAGTAAGATTTTTTCACCTTCACCAGTAAGTTACGGTGCCAAGCCCAACACGGAAACTAATGTGATTGACTGGGGCATGCCCGGGGTGCTGCCATACGTCAACAAGGACGTTTACCGGTTAGGAATTATGGTTGCGCTAGCTACGCACGCTCATATTTTGCCTAACACGCACTTTGACCGGAAGAATTACTATTATCCCGATAGTCCGAAGGCTTACCAGATTACCCAGTTTTTTCAGCCATTAGCCCGCGACGGCTACGTGGAAATTGAAGTGCACGGCAAGAAGAAGCGCATCGGTATCCATGAAATGCATATTGAAGAAGATGCTGGTAAGAACACACACGGTACCAATGGTTTTTCTTATGTTGACTTGAACCGGCAGGGCGTGCCGCTACTGGAAGTTGTTTCGGAGCCCGAGATTGCTGATCCAGACGAAGGCTATGCTTATTTAGAAAAACTACGGAAAATCGTTCAGTTTACCGGAGCTTCCGATGTTAAGATGGAAGAGGGTTCAATGCGGGTTGACACCAACATTTCAATCCGTCCAGCTGGTCAAAAGGAACTGGGCACCAAGGTTGAGATGAAGAACCTGAACTCCTTTGAGCACGTGCGCAAGTCGCTGGCTTATGAGCAAAAGCGCCAAGAGCAGGTTTTACTTGCTGGCGGTCGCGTTCAGTTGTCGACCCGCCGCTTTGATGATGCTACGGGCAAGACGGTCTTAGAACGGGTAAAGGAAGGCGATGCGGACTACCGCTACTTTCCAGAGCCTGACCTAGCACCAGATCACATCAGTCAGGAATGGATTGATGAGATTGAACAGACCCTGCCGCGTTCCGCTGAAGCGCGCTACCAGCAGTATACCGGTGAGTTTGGCCTTAAGGACTACGATGCCGAGGTACTGTTGCAAACCAAGGAAAGCTCTGATTTTTATGATCAGACCGTGGCTGCAGGAGCCGATCCGCAACTGGCTGCCAACTGGATGAATACTCAGGTCAACGGTTACTTGAATGATAACCGTGTTGACCTAGCCGATATCGCGCTTACGCCGGAACACTTGGCTGCCATGATTAAATTGATTAAGGACGGCACGATTTCATCCAAGATTGCCAAACGAGTCTTTGCCGAAACCGTTAAGAATGGTACGGATCCGCAGAAGTTTGTTGAAGATCAGGGCATGGTTCAGTTATCCGATACCAGTGTACTTGAGCCGATGGTCAAGGAAGTCGTTGACAATAATCCACAATCGGTCGAAGACTTTAAGAATGGTAAGGACCGGGCAATTGGCTTTTTGGTTGGTCAAATCATGAAACAGACCCGCGGCCAGGCCAATCCGAAAGTCATCAACCAGCTTTTGAATAAAGAATTGCAAAATCGTTAA
- a CDS encoding AlwI family type II restriction endonuclease has protein sequence MKLQSDEKIFNLYDTNGRRKDILNAYKIYLTILNDININQVNPWAPYPKSLNQYKFYKRAVNDSIGTFNEHPQYDAFEDYLKSNPLFNKKFYKLDSSLDFNKVIYTNKKGKDYTIKAILDTAIESRARHYTSSLNNIGFVSNNRELTPSGKALISPSVINTDILEKNLNLSSDNLLTLRQILKVRIFDSKGERYYSPGKFALYLVLKQFSDRNIYSVSNFMKIVQLVSPTGKYTMNDIDNQLQKNGFEGLLSLLINNGNNKETEFIQNLGDKQIPKNEFYKLFTNRKSSITSDIYFDFYNSLCKFILDRNESNFIEIKELMKKSRNKEILKKAFGYGKKIFKISPKTSFRKFMFDNGNHEFLKCSSIREFNHTFYSFFTGSKSADRLKENKSETKYILEATGLFKTESGIMTIRNEDLFKNQKIIMSLRNDILNSGSFDDYESTPTSSFGQMKPLIEILGTTEKDVELQIDLVTKKYGLDKSTSLEQYLDNNRSQEFEDFVKNEFPKEKVFDILCLFKNRDNDAKIQKEVTNKADVPTIFEYVSGLAWYYLSDEHYCLLKTFRLTFDANFLPLTHASGGDGDLIVNYNDRVLMIEVTLMNKNAQKRGEWEPVLRHSVNLSINSDKPSTTLFLADKLDNNTINIWRAVASVPLESSNKVGSFTDTAVKIMPLQIDDFIAFSKDSGFSSKHLMNAIDKSYEPLAKKSFDNKWRNEIIESAIK, from the coding sequence ATGAAACTTCAATCTGACGAAAAAATATTTAATTTGTATGACACAAATGGGAGAAGAAAGGATATTTTAAATGCCTATAAGATTTATCTAACAATATTAAATGATATAAACATAAACCAGGTTAATCCGTGGGCGCCATATCCGAAATCTCTAAACCAATATAAATTTTATAAACGAGCAGTTAATGATTCTATTGGTACGTTTAATGAACATCCTCAATATGACGCCTTTGAGGATTACTTAAAAAGCAATCCACTCTTTAATAAAAAGTTTTATAAGCTAGATTCGTCACTAGACTTTAATAAAGTGATTTACACAAATAAAAAAGGAAAAGATTATACAATTAAAGCAATTTTGGATACAGCCATTGAATCTCGTGCTCGCCACTATACCTCGTCTTTGAACAATATTGGTTTTGTGTCAAACAATAGAGAATTAACCCCATCAGGGAAAGCGTTAATTAGCCCTTCAGTAATTAATACTGATATTTTGGAAAAAAATTTAAATTTATCTTCGGATAATTTATTAACGTTACGCCAAATTCTTAAAGTAAGAATTTTTGATTCAAAAGGGGAACGATATTATTCTCCAGGAAAGTTTGCATTATATTTGGTTTTAAAACAGTTTAGTGACAGGAATATTTATAGTGTTTCAAATTTTATGAAAATTGTGCAATTAGTATCGCCTACGGGTAAATACACTATGAATGATATTGATAATCAATTACAAAAAAACGGATTTGAAGGACTTTTGTCATTGCTCATTAACAATGGTAATAATAAAGAAACGGAATTTATTCAGAATTTAGGTGACAAACAAATTCCGAAGAATGAATTTTATAAATTATTTACTAACAGGAAATCGTCAATTACTAGTGATATTTATTTTGATTTCTATAATTCCTTATGTAAATTTATACTAGATCGTAACGAAAGCAATTTTATTGAAATTAAAGAATTAATGAAAAAGAGTCGAAATAAAGAGATTTTAAAGAAAGCATTTGGCTATGGGAAGAAAATTTTTAAGATTTCCCCCAAGACATCATTTAGAAAATTTATGTTTGATAATGGTAATCATGAATTCCTTAAATGTTCCTCGATAAGAGAGTTTAATCATACTTTTTATAGCTTTTTTACCGGTTCTAAGTCTGCAGATCGTCTAAAAGAAAACAAAAGTGAAACTAAATATATTCTTGAGGCTACAGGATTATTTAAAACAGAATCTGGAATTATGACTATTAGAAACGAGGATCTATTTAAAAATCAGAAGATTATTATGAGTCTTCGAAATGATATTTTAAATTCTGGCTCTTTTGATGATTATGAATCTACACCTACAAGTTCGTTTGGCCAAATGAAGCCTTTGATAGAAATACTGGGCACTACCGAAAAAGACGTTGAGCTACAGATTGACTTAGTAACAAAGAAATATGGATTAGATAAGTCTACATCTCTTGAACAGTATCTGGATAATAATCGGTCGCAGGAATTTGAAGACTTTGTCAAGAATGAATTTCCAAAAGAAAAAGTGTTTGATATTCTTTGCTTGTTTAAGAATAGGGATAATGATGCAAAAATTCAAAAAGAAGTAACAAATAAAGCGGATGTTCCAACAATTTTCGAATATGTTTCAGGGCTTGCTTGGTATTATTTATCGGATGAGCATTATTGCTTATTGAAAACTTTTAGACTAACGTTTGATGCAAACTTTTTGCCATTAACTCATGCAAGTGGTGGAGATGGTGACCTTATTGTTAACTATAATGATAGGGTGCTGATGATTGAGGTTACCTTAATGAATAAAAATGCACAAAAAAGAGGAGAATGGGAACCTGTTCTACGTCATTCAGTAAACTTATCTATTAACTCTGATAAACCCTCAACAACATTATTTCTTGCTGATAAACTTGACAATAATACTATTAATATTTGGAGAGCAGTTGCCTCAGTACCTTTAGAATCATCTAATAAAGTAGGTAGCTTTACAGATACAGCAGTTAAAATTATGCCATTGCAAATTGATGATTTTATTGCATTTAGCAAAGATTCGGGCTTTAGTTCAAAACATTTAATGAATGCAATTGATAAATCGTATGAGCCGTTAGCAAAAAAATCATTTGATAATAAATGGAGAAATGAAATTATCGAATCTGCGATAAAATAG
- a CDS encoding Dam family site-specific DNA-(adenine-N6)-methyltransferase, translating to MIKSFLNYTGSKYRIMDQLISLFPGHCDSMVDIFGGSGVITVNYQGTDNFIFNDNNKPLVDLINYIANHSIESIEKSVDKIIAEYGLTDTMSHGYEYYQASSTKGLADINKSGYLKLRKDYNNSKDLTLKPLYLYTLIIFGFNNQIRYNKRGLFNNPTGKRDFNKNMRKKLQAFSSAWKAKSPYIVSKDFRNIEIAKSDFVYADPPYLITTATYNENGGWTAKDDQDLLDYLDKIEKKGAKFALSNVLEHKGNENVKLINWSKKYNVFNITNTFKNSNYHTKRSSSKEVLITNYETSI from the coding sequence ATGATTAAATCATTTTTAAACTACACAGGAAGTAAATATCGTATCATGGACCAATTAATATCTTTATTTCCTGGTCACTGTGATTCGATGGTTGATATTTTTGGCGGTAGCGGTGTGATTACCGTTAACTATCAAGGTACTGATAATTTTATTTTCAATGACAATAATAAACCGTTAGTAGACCTTATCAATTACATTGCAAACCACTCTATAGAATCCATTGAAAAATCTGTTGATAAGATTATTGCCGAATATGGTTTAACAGATACAATGTCCCATGGATACGAATACTATCAAGCTTCTTCGACCAAGGGACTTGCTGATATTAATAAATCCGGTTACTTAAAATTACGTAAAGATTACAATAATTCAAAAGATCTAACGCTGAAGCCTTTGTATTTATATACTTTAATTATTTTTGGATTTAATAATCAGATTAGATATAATAAACGAGGACTTTTTAATAATCCTACAGGAAAACGTGACTTCAATAAAAATATGAGAAAAAAGCTTCAGGCTTTTAGTAGTGCATGGAAAGCAAAATCTCCTTATATAGTTTCAAAGGACTTTCGTAATATTGAAATTGCCAAAAGTGATTTTGTGTATGCTGATCCTCCTTATTTAATAACAACAGCTACTTATAATGAAAATGGTGGTTGGACTGCTAAAGATGATCAGGATCTTTTGGATTATTTAGATAAAATTGAAAAAAAGGGAGCAAAATTTGCTCTTAGTAATGTTTTAGAACACAAAGGAAACGAGAACGTTAAGCTCATTAATTGGAGTAAAAAGTATAATGTATTTAATATTACCAACACATTTAAAAACTCTAATTATCATACGAAGCGTTCATCAAGTAAGGAAGTATTAATCACAAATTATGAAACTTCAATCTGA
- a CDS encoding Bax inhibitor-1/YccA family protein, translating into MNNFENNSDRRQIHSISETNGFLTKMYALMGASVLVSALVAYLTMTVFRSAVMGMPVTFMWILLFVPFGLSWGISAKANRNPVASLIMLGLLAAIYGFEFALIAGFYTGTQITSAFISSAVVFIAMAAFGTFTKKDLSNWNSYLSAALLGFLVAWIVNMFLHNPTITYIFSFIGVIIFTGLTASDANKMKNIYNNYGDQVSSTGLATIGALQLYLDFANIFLFLLEIFGGSSRN; encoded by the coding sequence ATGAATAACTTTGAAAATAATTCAGACAGACGCCAAATCCACTCCATTTCCGAAACTAATGGTTTTTTGACCAAAATGTATGCCTTGATGGGTGCTTCAGTGCTGGTCTCGGCCTTAGTCGCCTACCTGACCATGACCGTCTTTCGGTCTGCCGTAATGGGTATGCCAGTTACCTTCATGTGGATACTGCTCTTCGTGCCGTTTGGCCTATCATGGGGAATCAGCGCTAAAGCCAACCGCAACCCAGTTGCCAGCCTGATTATGCTTGGTCTCCTTGCCGCGATTTATGGCTTTGAGTTTGCTCTGATTGCAGGTTTTTACACTGGCACGCAGATTACTTCTGCCTTTATTTCATCAGCGGTGGTCTTCATCGCGATGGCCGCCTTTGGCACCTTCACCAAGAAGGACCTGTCTAACTGGAACTCCTACCTGAGTGCCGCACTGCTCGGTTTCCTCGTGGCTTGGATTGTTAACATGTTTCTGCACAACCCGACCATCACCTACATCTTCTCCTTCATCGGCGTAATAATTTTTACTGGTTTAACCGCTAGTGACGCCAACAAGATGAAGAATATCTACAATAATTACGGCGACCAAGTTTCCTCTACCGGTCTAGCTACTATTGGAGCACTGCAGCTCTACCTAGACTTCGCCAACATCTTCTTGTTCTTACTGGAGATCTTTGGTGGTAGTAGTCGCAACTAG